From a region of the Coffea arabica cultivar ET-39 chromosome 3e, Coffea Arabica ET-39 HiFi, whole genome shotgun sequence genome:
- the LOC113737080 gene encoding epoxide hydrolase 1: MEKIEHKNVEVNGINMHVAEIGQGPVVLFLHGFPECWYTWRHQMSFMASHGHRAVAPDLRGFGGTTGAPIDDPGKFTTLHVVGDIIELLKIVAPDEDKVFLVGHDWGAVMAWALCLYRPDKVKALFNMSVSFSPRNPKRKPLETLRAVCGPDYYVCRFQEPGEIEEEFAKVGTKRVLENFLSYRAPGPLFLPKGILFGDSPDAPTTLPSWLSEEDVAYYVNQYAQSGFTGGLNYYRALDINWELTAPWTGAQVKVPVKFVVGDLDLTYNAPGTKDYLHKGGLKKDVPFLDEVVVMKGVGHFLHEEKPDEINKYIHQFIQKFSSPRCSLL, translated from the exons ATGGAAAAGATAGAGCACAAAAACGTAGAAGTAAATGGGATAAACATGCACGTAGCAGAAATAGGCCAAGGCCCAGTAGTTCTCTTCCTTCATGGCTTTCCTGAATGCTGGTACACCTGGCGCCATCAAATGTCTTTCATGGCATCCCACGGCCACAGGGCTGTGGCGCCGGACCTCCGTGGCTTTGGTGGCACAACTGGCGCACCTATTGATGACCCCGGCAAGTTCACCACCCTCCATGTCGTGGGAGATATCATTGAGCTCCTGAAAATTGTTGCACCAGATGAAgataaggtgttcttggtgggGCATGATTGGGGTGCAGTCATGGCTTGGGCTTTGTGTTTGTATAGACCTGATAAAGTTAAAGCTTTGTTCAACATGAGCGTCAGTTTCAGTCCAAGAAATCCTAAAAGGAAGCCCCTTGAGACCTTGCGTGCTGTTTGTGGTCCTGACTACTACGTTTGTAGGTTCCAG GAACCTGGAGAAATAGAAGAGGAGTTTGCCAAAGTTGGAACCAAGAGAGTTCTGGAGAACTTTCTTTCTTACCGTGCTCCTGGTCCACTTTTTCTGCCAAAGGGAATACTTTTCGGAGATTCACCTGATGCCCCTACAACTTTGCCCTCTTGGTTATCTGAAGAAGATGTTGCTTACTATGTTAACCAGTATGCGCAGAGTGGCTTTACTGGAGGTCTGAATTATTACAGAGCACTAGACAT AAATTGGGAACTGACTGCACCATGGACAGGGGCTCAGGTTAAAGTGCCAGTCAAGTTTGTTGTTGGGGACCTGGATCTGACCTATAATGCACCGGGCACCAAGGATTATCTCCACAAGGGAGGGCTTAAAAAAGATGTACCATTCTTGGATGAAGTAGTGGTGATGAAAGGGGTTGGCCATTTTTTGCATGAAGAGAAACCTGATGAGATtaacaaatacattcatcaattcatccagaAGTTTTCTTCCCCGAGATGTTCTCTGCTGTAA